A stretch of Paenibacillus mucilaginosus 3016 DNA encodes these proteins:
- a CDS encoding acyl carrier protein produces MTTAQLTELQQLAGAALGLPLEVQMALRPETDLRSHNLSSITAIELIIALEEHYGITVPEEELLIENVCTLARLEALVNRYVSD; encoded by the coding sequence ATGACAACGGCACAACTTACCGAGCTGCAGCAGTTAGCCGGCGCCGCCTTGGGCCTGCCCTTAGAAGTGCAGATGGCTCTTAGGCCCGAGACGGACCTGCGCAGCCATAACCTCAGCTCCATTACAGCCATCGAGCTGATCATTGCACTGGAGGAGCACTACGGAATTACGGTCCCCGAAGAGGAGCTGCTCATCGAAAATGTGTGCACACTGGCCCGGCTGGAAGCTCTGGTCAACCGCTATGTCTCGGACTGA